The window CGCCGTTCATCCTCGGCGGCGCCATGGGGCCGGTGACGATCGCCGCCGCGCTCGCCCAGGCCCATGCGGAAGCGCGGGTCGGCATTGCCCTCACCCAGCTCATCCGGCCGGGGGCGCCGGTGATCTACGGCAACTTCTTTTCCTCGCTGTCGCTGAAGACGGGCGCGCCGACCTTCGGCATGCCGGAGCCGGCGCTCTCCTATCTCGCCATCGGCCAGCTCGCCCGGCGGATCGGCGTGCCGCTGCGCTGCGGCGGCTCCCTGACGGCGTCCAAGGTGGCCGATTTCCAGGCCGCCCAAGAGAGCGTCGACTCGCTGGTGCCGGCGGTGCAGTCGGGCGTCAACTTCGTGCTGCACGCCGCCGGCTGGCTCGAAGGCGGGCTCGTCATGGGCTACGAGAAATTCGTGCTCGATGCCGACCGGCTCGGCATGATGGCGCGCTATCTCGAGGGCATCGACCTCGACGACAACGGCTTCGGCATGGACGCCTTCGCCGAGGTCGGGCCCGGCAACCACTTCCTCGGCTGCGCCCACACCATGGCCAATTTCGAGACCGCCTATATCAACCCGCCGCTGACGGATTCCGAATCCTTCGAGCAGTGGCACGACGGCGGCGAGAAGGACGCCAACATGCGCGCCCACGAGCGCTGGAAGGCGATGCTGGACTCCTATGTGCCGCCGGAGATCGACCCCGACCGCGACGCGGCGCTTCAGGAGTTCATTTCGAAGCGCAAGGAATCAATGCCCGACGCCTGGCATTAGTTTTTCGAAAAGGCGGCGATCGCGGTGGGGATCAGCCCTTCAGCGGGTCGGCCGCATCGATAAGCCGGAGCTGGACCTTCTTCTGGCCGCGCCAATGGTCGAGGCCGATGGAGCCGGCGAGGTGGAGTGCGCCGCCGCGGGCGGACAGAAGCGCCTCACCGAGAGGCTCTTCCGCGGCGCGGAACGCAATGCCCTTCAGGGAGACGCCGCCGGAGCCGGCGATGGTGCAGCGGACATGGCCGTTGCCGACGGGCTCGGCATAGGTCACGCGATGTGCGGGAAAGGCGAACACCGGCTGCGGATGCCCGGCGCCGAAGGGGCCGGCCTTTTCCAGCATCTCGCAGAGTTCCGTCGTCGCGCCGCCGGCGGTCAGCGCGCCGTCGATGGAAAGCGCATCGTTTTCGCGGGCGGCCATCGCCGCTTCGCCAAGGGCTTCTTCCAAAAAAGCCTCGAAATCTTCCAGCCGGTCTTTTGAGAGCGTCAGGCCGGCGGCCATGGCGTGGCCCCCGCCCTTGACGAGAAGACCCTCCGCGGCGGCCTTGCGGACCGCCGCACCGAGGTCGACGCCGGAGACGGAGCGGCCGGAACCCGTGCCGGTATCGCCGGAAAAGGCGATGGCGAAGGCCGGGCGGCGATAGCGCTCCTTCAGGCGCGAGGCGACGAGGCCGACGACGCCGGCGTGCCAGCCCTCGCCATGGGCGACGATGACCTGGCGGTTGCCGCCGCTAGCCACGACCGCGACCTGGGCATCGGCTTCTATCAGCGTCTCGGCCTCCAGCGCCTGGCGCTCGGCGTTGAGGGTGTCGAGCTGGCGCGCGATGTCGGCGGCCTCGGCGGCATCGTCCGACGTCAGCAGCCGCATGCCCATCTCCGCATCGCCGATGCGGCCGCCGGCATTGATGCGGGGCCCGAGCAAAAAGCCGAGGTGATAGGGAGACGGCGGGCCGGACAGCCGGGCGATGTCGGCGAGCGCGGCGAGCCCGACATTGCCGCGCCGGCGCAGGATGTCGAGGCCCTGGACGACGAAGGCACGGTTGAGGCCCTTCAGCGGAACGACGTCGGCGACGGTGCCGAGCGCTACGAGATCGAGCCAGGAGATGAGGTTGGGTTCGGGCGTTCCCGTGCGGGCGTAGAAGCCGCGGCGGCGAAGCTCGCGGTTGACGGCGACGACGGCGAGGAACGTGACGCCGACGGCGGCGAGGTGCCCCTCGCCGGAGAGGTCGTCCTGGCGGTTCGGATTGACGAGGGCCGAGACCGCCGGAAGGTCGAGCCCGGCCTGGTGGTGATCGAGGACGACGACGTCGAGCCCGCGTTTCGCCGCCTCCTCGAATGCCGCGCAGGGGCTGGTGCCGCAGTCGACGGTGACGAGGAGTTTTGCACCGGCTTCGGCGAACTCTGAAACCGCTTCCGGGTTCGGGCCGTAGCCTTCCGCAATACGGTCCGGGATGCGGATGAGAGGATCGGCGCCGAGCGACCTCAGGAAGCGGGCAAGGAGCGCGGATGACGTGGCACCATCGACGTCGTAGTCGGCGAAGACGGCGATCTGCGTTCCCGCCATCACAGCATCGGCGATGCGGGCGGCCGCAGCGTCCATGTCGGTGAGCACGGACGGATCGCACATCAGCGTCTTGAGGCGCGGCTCCAAGAAACCTTCGGCGGCATCGGGGGCGACGCCCCGTGCCGCGATCACCCTTGCGATGATGTCGGGAAGGCCGTGGCGCTGGGCGATGGTCTCGGCCGCCAGGGCCGCGGGCGCATCGAGCCGCTCGCGCCAGACGCGGCCGCTGACGGAGCGGGTGACGCCGAGAACGGCACGGGTCTCGGGATCGTCACAAAAGCCCGTTGGCTGGAGCACCGCCGGTGTCCCTCCGGTTCGTCACAAATGTCGGCCGGTCCGGCTGCGCTAGCCCGTCCCCCGGCTCACCTGTTCAGGTGGAATTTTTCCAGCCGGTGGTGGCAGGCATCGACCCAGCGCACGGTGCCGGTGGAGGAGCGCATCACCACGCTGTGGGTGCGGATCTCGTCGCCGCGGAAATGGACGCCGCGCACGAGATTGCCGTCGGTAACGCCGGTCGCGGCGAAATAGACGTCGGCCGGCACCATGTCCTCGATGGCGTATTTGCGCTCCACGTCCTTGAGGCCGACGGCCTTGATCCTGTCGCGCTCTTCCTTGTTGCGCGGCACCAGGCGTCCCTGCATCTGGCCGCCGATGCAACGCAGCGCGGCGGCGGCAAGGATGCCCTCCGAGGCGCCGCCGGTGCCCATATAGATGTCGACGCCGGACCGTTCGGGGCTCGTGGTGTGGAAGACGCCGGAGACGTCGCCGTCGCCGATGAGGCGGATGGCGGCGCCCGCCTCGCGCACCTCTTCGATGAGGCGCGCGTGGCGCGGCCGGTCGAGGATGCAGACCGAGAGGTCCTCGACCGCAACGCCCTTGGCCCTGGCGAGCGCGGCAAGGTTCTCGGCCGGGGTCGCGTCGAGATCGATGAGCCCGTCGGGAAGCCCGCCGCCGACGGCGATCTTTTCCATGTAGACGTCGGGCACGTTGAGGAAGCTGCCGCCCGTCGCCATGGCGACGACGGTGAGCGCGTTCGGCAGGTTCTTGGCGCACAGCGTCGCGCCTTCCAGCGCCACGGCGGCGACGTCGACCTCCGGGCCTTTGAGCGTGCCGACCTTCTCGCCGATATAGAGGTGGTCGACGGCGTCCTCGGCGCCCTCGCCGATGACGATGGTGCCGTCGATCGGCAGGTGGTTGAGTTCGCGCTCCATGGCGTCGATGGCGGCGAGATCGGCGGCGCGCTCGTCGCCGCGGCCGCGCATCCGGGCGGCGGCCACCGCGGCGCGCTCGGTGACCCGGACCAGCTCGATGGTCAGGATGCGGTCGATTGTGGCGCTGATCTTCTTCTTCGACATTCTCTCACCAAAAGGGTCAGAATGGAGTTAAATCAATCCTTTAACGGAGCTAACTAAACCATTTTCTCAATACGGATGACCTGCGGCGCGGCCGCGATCACGTTCTCGTCCGCGATCTGTTCCATGGCCTCGCGAATCGCCGCCTCGGTGGTCTCGTAGGTTATCAGAATTACCGGCGTCGGCTTGCCCTTGCCGTTCGGGCCTTCCTCGCGGCGCTGGACGATGGATTCCAGCGAGATTTCCTTCTCGGCCATGCGCGCGGCGATCCTGGCGAAGGCGCCGGGCCGGTCGTAGACCTCCAGGCGGATGTAATAGCCGCCCTCGTGCAGGCGCATGCGGGCGCGGCGGTAGGGCTCCAGCTCGCCGGCCGGGCGGCCGAGCACAGGCACGGAGAGGCCGCGGCCCAGATCGGCCATGTCGCCGACCACCGAAGAGGCCGTCGCCTCGCCGCCGGCACCGGGTCCGACGAGCACGATCTCGCCGACGAAATCGGCATCGACCGCGATCGCGTTGAGGACACCGTCGATGCGGGCAATCGCCGAGGATTTCGGCACCATGGTCGGATGGACGCGCTGCTCGATGCCGGTCTCGGTGCGCTGGGCGACGCCGAGGAGCTTGATGCGGTAGCCGAGTTCGTCGGCGGCCTCGATGTCGGCAAGCGTGATGGAACTGATGCCCTCGATATAGATCGAGGCGTCGTCGATCTCGGTGCCGAAGGCAAGGCTGGTCAGGATCGCCAGCTTGTGGGCGGTGTCGTTGCCCTCGATGTCGAAGGTCGGATCGGCCTCGGCATAGCCGAGCCGCTGGGCTTCGGCGAGGCATTCCTCGAAGGAGCGCTGCTCCTGCTCCATCTGGGTCAGGATGTAGTTGCAGGTGCCGTTGAGGATGCCGTAGACGCGGTTGACGGCGTTGCCGGCGAGCGACTCCCGCATCACCTTGACGATCGGAATGCCGCCGGCGACCGCGGCCTCGAAATTGAGGCTGGCGCCGTTCTCCTCGGCAAGGCGGGCAAGCTCAACGCCGTGCTTGGCGAGCAGCGCCTTGTTGGCGGTAACGACATGTTTGCCGGCCTTGAGGGCGGCGCGCACGGCGTCCTCGGCCGGGCCGCTGTCGCCGCCGATCAGCTCCACGAAGACGTCGATGCCGTCGCTCGTCGCCAGCGCCACCGGATCGTCGAACCACTCCATGGCCGAGATGTCGATGCCGCGGTCCTTGTCGCGGCTGCGGGCGGAGACGGCGGCCACCCGCATCGGGCGGCCGCAGCGCACGGCGAGATCGTTTTCATGGCGGGCGATCAGCCGAACGACCGAGGCACCGACCGTTCCAAGGCCTGCAAGGCCGGCTCTGAGCACTTCCTGCATGGTGAAGGTGGTCCGCTAAAACTGGCGCGCGCCCGTGGCTAACCGCGGGCGCTGATCGGGACCACGTTGTGCAACGTTTCCTCCGCCGTTTCAAGGAACCGGCGCACATTGCGGGCGGCCTGGCGGATTCGCTGCTCGTTTTCCACCATGGCGATGCGGACATAGCCCTCGCCGTGCTCGCCGAAGCCGATTCCCGGCGCAACGGCGACGTCGGCCTTTTCAACGAGGAGCTTGGAGAACTCCAGCGAGCCGATCTCGCGGAAGCGTTCCGGCAGCGGCGCCCAGGCGAACATGGAGGCCTCGGGCGCCGGGATCTCCCAGCCGGCGCGGGCGAAGGCGTCGACCATGGCGTCGCGGCGCTTGCGATAGGTCTCGCGGAACTCGGCAACGCAGTCCTGCGGCCCGTTGAGGGCGGCGGCGGCGGCGACCTGGATCGGCGTGAAGGCGCCGTAGTCGAGATAGGATTTTACGCGGGCCAGCGCGGAAATGAGCCGCTCGTTGCCGACGGCAAAGCCCATGCGCCAGCCGGGCATGGAATAGGTCTTCGACATGGAGGTGAATTCGACCGCGATGTCCATGGCGCCCGGCACCTGCAACAGCGAGGGCGGCGGCGTCTCGGTGAAATAGATCTCCGAATAGGCGAGATCGGACAGCACGAAGATCTCGTGCTGGCGGGCGAAGGCGACGACATCGCGATAGAACTCGATGTCGGCGACGCAGGCGGTCGGGTTCGACGGGTAGCAGAGGATCACCGCAATCGGCTTCGGCGTCGAATGGTGGATCGCCCGCTCCAGGGCGAAGAAGAAATCCGGGCCCGGCTCGCTCGGGATGGAGCGGATGACGCCGCCGGCCATCAAAAACCCGAAGGCGTGGATCGGATAGCTCGGATTGGGGACCAGCACCACGTCGCCCGGCGCGGTGATCGCCTGGGCCATGTTGGCGAAACCTTCCTTGGAGCCGAGCGTGGCAACGACCTGGGTCTCCGGATCGAGCTTGACGCCGAAGCGGCGGTCGTAATAGGCGGCCTGGGCGCGGCGCAGGCCCGGAATGCCCTTGGACGCGGAATAGCGGTTGGTGCGCGGCTTGCGCACGGTCTCCACCATCTTCTCCACGATGTGCTCGGGCGTCGGCAGGTCGGGATTGCCCATGCCGAGGTCGATGATATCGGCGCCGGCGGCACGTGCGCTCGCCTTCAGGCGGTTGACGTGTTCAAAGACGTAAGGCGGCAGGCGGCGGATCTTGTGGAATTCGTCCATTTTCTCGTCCGGAGGCTTGGTCGAACGGCGGCGCAGGCGGCTTTGCAGCGGTTGCGCGGTTCGGAACGGCCCTTGGTTTCAGAGCGGTCCGGCGGGGCGGCGCGTCAGCGGGCCCGCCGATTCGGCTGTTTTCCCTTGAATCCCGGCATGGTGCCGGACCTGATGCCGCCTTTCAACGTGAAATGGCGGTCGGCCCGCGAATTGTCGCTGCAGCACCTGACGGAAGGGAAACGGGGTCAGTTGTTCTCGATCTCTTCCAGCGCCTCCTTGCCGTGGCTCTCGCCGAGGCGTTTCAGACGGGTGGCGAAGGCCGGCCCGCGGGCGCCGGCGCGGGCGGCGTTGCGGGCCGCCAGCGCGCGCAGGTCCTCGATGGTGCGGTCCTTTTCCTCCTCCTTCAGGAGGTCCGGGCGGCCCGAAGCGTCAAAGACGGGCGCGCCCTCTTGGCGTCCGGACGACGCTGCCGGGGCGACAGGCCGGGACGTCGCCGGCGCAGCGCCGTCCGAGGGCGCCGCCGGCGCGGCCTCGGTTGCAACCGGCGCGCCGGAGAGGAACCCTTCCGGCAGAAGCTGCATCGGCCCGTCGTCCGCGCGCGCGTTCCCTACGGCCCCGGCAAGGGCACCGAGGCACAGGAGACACACGGCAAGGCTCCTTCGCGGCAGCGCAACATATTGATCGGTCATAGGTCTTGCGAATCTCATCGAAGCCGGTATTGCCGGTCCGCCGGCCCCACCGGCTGTCACAGTCACGTGCGATAACACTGCGCACCGTTCGTGGCAAAAACTCGACGCGCCCTTGCATTGGGCGGTCCATCGCTGCCTATTATAATCAAAACGGTTGCATCCGGCGGATTCATCGAGCGGAGTTCCCTGAAGAATGCACCAGAGTACCGGGGAGGAAACGGGCATGGAGTCCGGCACCGACGACACCAATCTGCCCTATCTCGTCAAGGATCCCGAAGTCTTTGCGCAGAATCTGGCCCGCGTCATCGAGGAGGCCGGAAAGGCGATGGCCGCCTATTCGGAGCCGCGGGAAAAGGGCGAGATCCAGTCCGACCTTGCCGATACCATCGCCGAGATTATCAAGACCCTGTCGCGGGTCGGCGAATACTGGCTGTCCGATCCCCAGCGCACCTTCGAGGCGCAGATGCGGCTTTGGAGCGGCTTCATGGAGCTTTGGGGCGCTTCCATGCGCCGCATGCTGGGCGAGGCCTCCTCGCCGACGATCGAGCCCGATCCGCGCGACAAGCGCTTCCAGGATCCGGAGTGGCAGAAGAACCAGTTCTTCGACTTCTTGAAGCAGGCCTATCTCATCACCTCGCAATGGGCCGAGACGATGGTCGCCGACGCCGCCGACCTCGACGAGCACACGCGGCACAAGGCCGATTTCTACGTCAAGCAGATCGCCAATGCGCTGTCGCCGACCAACTTCATCCTGACCAATCCGGAACTTTTGCGCGAGACGCTGGATTCCAACGGCGAGAACCTGGTGCGCGGCATGCACATGCTGGCCGAGGACATCAAGGCGGGCGGCGGCGACCTGCGGCTGCGCCAGTCCGACCCGACGAAGTTCAAGGTCGGAGAGAACCTGGCGACGACGCCCGGCAAGGTGATCTTCCAGAACGACATCTGCCAGGTGCTGCAATACACGCCGACGACGGACGAGGTGCTGAAGCGGCCGCTCCTGATCGTGCCGCCCTGGATCAACAAGTTCTACATCCTCGACCTCAACGCGGACAAATCCTTCATCCGATGGGCGGTCGGCGAGGGCCACACCGTCTTCGTCATCTCCTGGGTCAACCCGGACCAGCGCCTCGCCCGCAAGAGCTTCGAGCACTACATGCTGGAAGGCGTGCTGGAAGCGCTGAAGGTCGTCGAACAGGCGACCGGGGAAAAGCAGGTCAACGCCGTCGGCTACTGCGTGGGCGGCACGCTGCTGGCCGTTACCCTCGCCTATCTGGCGGCCAAGAAGGACAAGCGGATCGCCAGCGCCACCTTCTTCACCACCCAGATCGACTTCACCCATGCCGGCGACCTGAAGGTCTTCGTCGACGAGGAGCAGATCGAGGCGGTGGAGCGGCGGATGGCCGAGCGCGGCTATCTGGAAGGCAGGCGCATGGCCAACGCCTTCAACCTTCTGCGCTCCAACGACCTGATCTGGCCCTATGTGGTCAACAACTACCTGAAGGGGCGCGAGCCGTTCCCCTTCGACCTCCTCTACTGGAACTCCGACGCCACACGGATGCCGGCTGCGAACCACTCCTTCTACCTGCGCAACTGCTATCTGGAGAACAATCTCAGCCAGAAGCGGATGGTGGTCGGCGGCGTCACCCTCGACCTTTCCAAGTCGAAGGTGCCGATCTTCAACCTTGCCGCCCGCGAGGATCACATCGCGCCGGCGAAATCGGTGTTCCTCGGCTGCACCTCCTTCGGCGGGCCGGTCGAATACGTCATGGCCGGGTCCGGCCATATCGCCGGCGTCGTCAACCCGCCGTCGCGCAACAAGTACCAGTACTGGACGGGCGGCAAACCGACCGGCAGCTTCGAGAGCTGGGTCGGCAAGGCAAAGGAGACGCCCGGCTCCTGGTGGCCCTACTGGCAGCAATGGGTCTCAGGCCTTGCCGGTGAAAAGGTGAAGGCGCGAAAGCCGGGCGGCGGCAAGCTGAAGCCGATCGAGGACGCGCCCGGCAGCTATGTCAGGATGCGGGACTGAGGGCGGGCGCCATCGTCGCGATTGTTGACGATCGCGGCAAAAGGCCGGACAACCATGCGGGCGGGCGATGCGACCCCATTGAGGCGGAAATCGTCGATGAAGAAAGGCAACAAGGACCGACTGCGCTACGACGAGTGGCTGAGCCGCCTGTTCCGGATGGATGACGGCGTCTGGCGCCGGCACGCCAGCGGCTGGAGCGTCTGGACCCGGGCGGCGAGCCTGCCGCTCCTGGTGCTCGCGGTCTGGAGCCATCGCTGGGTCGGCATCGGCGGCGCGCTCTCCCTCGTCGGGCTCGTCGCCGTCTGGACCTATCTCAATCCGCGCATCTTCCCTGCGCCCAAGCGCACCGACACCTGGCACGCGCGGGCGACCTTCGGCGAGCGGGTCTGGCTCAATCGCCACCGCATCCCGATCCCGCGCCACCATGCGGTCGTCGCGCATATCCTTGCAGGCATCGCCGCGACCGGCGCGGTGATCGCGCTCTGGGGCACGTTCCTCGCCGCGTTCTGGCCGACGCTCATCGGCATCGTCATCGTGCTTTTGGGAAAATTCTGGTTCCTCGACCGCATGGTCTGGCTCTACCAGGACATGAAGGACATGGACCCGATCTACCGCTCCTGGGAGCGCATCCCGGTCAACGACAACGAAGCGGCCCGCAAATGGCCGCGGCGGAAGCGGCGGGAGGGGTAAGCCCCGCCCGTCCCTATCGCCCGCACAGCCCGGTTTCCACGATGGCCGTCAAAGGCTGACGGACTGGAGCGCGGAAGCCCTTACGGGAACATCGCGATCTGCATCAGGCCCTCGGTCTCCTCGATGCCGAAGGCGAGGTTGAGGTTCTGCAGCGCCTGGCCGGCCGAGCCCTTCACCAGGTTATCCAGCGCACCGATGACGATGGCGCGGCCGGGAATGCGGTCGGGGAAGACGCCGACCATGACGTGGTTGGAGCCGCGCACGGCCTGGGTGGCGGGAATGCCGCCCTCCGGCAGGACATGGACGAAGGGCTCTTCCGCATAGCGCCGCCTGAGCGCCTCGCGCACGTCGGCGGGGGACGCGCCGTTGGTCAGCTTCACGTAGCAGGTGACCAGCTCGCCGCGGCTCATCGGCACCAGGTGCGGCGTGAAGTTGACCCGCACCGCCTCACCGGCCGCCCGGGTGATCTCCTGCTCGATCTCCGGCGCGTGCCGGTGGGTGCCGACGGAATAGGG of the Rhodobium gokarnense genome contains:
- a CDS encoding homoserine dehydrogenase, producing MQEVLRAGLAGLGTVGASVVRLIARHENDLAVRCGRPMRVAAVSARSRDKDRGIDISAMEWFDDPVALATSDGIDVFVELIGGDSGPAEDAVRAALKAGKHVVTANKALLAKHGVELARLAEENGASLNFEAAVAGGIPIVKVMRESLAGNAVNRVYGILNGTCNYILTQMEQEQRSFEECLAEAQRLGYAEADPTFDIEGNDTAHKLAILTSLAFGTEIDDASIYIEGISSITLADIEAADELGYRIKLLGVAQRTETGIEQRVHPTMVPKSSAIARIDGVLNAIAVDADFVGEIVLVGPGAGGEATASSVVGDMADLGRGLSVPVLGRPAGELEPYRRARMRLHEGGYYIRLEVYDRPGAFARIAARMAEKEISLESIVQRREEGPNGKGKPTPVILITYETTEAAIREAMEQIADENVIAAAPQVIRIEKMV
- the phaC gene encoding class I poly(R)-hydroxyalkanoic acid synthase, with amino-acid sequence MESGTDDTNLPYLVKDPEVFAQNLARVIEEAGKAMAAYSEPREKGEIQSDLADTIAEIIKTLSRVGEYWLSDPQRTFEAQMRLWSGFMELWGASMRRMLGEASSPTIEPDPRDKRFQDPEWQKNQFFDFLKQAYLITSQWAETMVADAADLDEHTRHKADFYVKQIANALSPTNFILTNPELLRETLDSNGENLVRGMHMLAEDIKAGGGDLRLRQSDPTKFKVGENLATTPGKVIFQNDICQVLQYTPTTDEVLKRPLLIVPPWINKFYILDLNADKSFIRWAVGEGHTVFVISWVNPDQRLARKSFEHYMLEGVLEALKVVEQATGEKQVNAVGYCVGGTLLAVTLAYLAAKKDKRIASATFFTTQIDFTHAGDLKVFVDEEQIEAVERRMAERGYLEGRRMANAFNLLRSNDLIWPYVVNNYLKGREPFPFDLLYWNSDATRMPAANHSFYLRNCYLENNLSQKRMVVGGVTLDLSKSKVPIFNLAAREDHIAPAKSVFLGCTSFGGPVEYVMAGSGHIAGVVNPPSRNKYQYWTGGKPTGSFESWVGKAKETPGSWWPYWQQWVSGLAGEKVKARKPGGGKLKPIEDAPGSYVRMRD
- a CDS encoding DUF6653 family protein encodes the protein MKKGNKDRLRYDEWLSRLFRMDDGVWRRHASGWSVWTRAASLPLLVLAVWSHRWVGIGGALSLVGLVAVWTYLNPRIFPAPKRTDTWHARATFGERVWLNRHRIPIPRHHAVVAHILAGIAATGAVIALWGTFLAAFWPTLIGIVIVLLGKFWFLDRMVWLYQDMKDMDPIYRSWERIPVNDNEAARKWPRRKRREG
- a CDS encoding LL-diaminopimelate aminotransferase — translated: MDEFHKIRRLPPYVFEHVNRLKASARAAGADIIDLGMGNPDLPTPEHIVEKMVETVRKPRTNRYSASKGIPGLRRAQAAYYDRRFGVKLDPETQVVATLGSKEGFANMAQAITAPGDVVLVPNPSYPIHAFGFLMAGGVIRSIPSEPGPDFFFALERAIHHSTPKPIAVILCYPSNPTACVADIEFYRDVVAFARQHEIFVLSDLAYSEIYFTETPPPSLLQVPGAMDIAVEFTSMSKTYSMPGWRMGFAVGNERLISALARVKSYLDYGAFTPIQVAAAAALNGPQDCVAEFRETYRKRRDAMVDAFARAGWEIPAPEASMFAWAPLPERFREIGSLEFSKLLVEKADVAVAPGIGFGEHGEGYVRIAMVENEQRIRQAARNVRRFLETAEETLHNVVPISARG
- the glpX gene encoding class II fructose-bisphosphatase, translating into MSKKKISATIDRILTIELVRVTERAAVAAARMRGRGDERAADLAAIDAMERELNHLPIDGTIVIGEGAEDAVDHLYIGEKVGTLKGPEVDVAAVALEGATLCAKNLPNALTVVAMATGGSFLNVPDVYMEKIAVGGGLPDGLIDLDATPAENLAALARAKGVAVEDLSVCILDRPRHARLIEEVREAGAAIRLIGDGDVSGVFHTTSPERSGVDIYMGTGGASEGILAAAALRCIGGQMQGRLVPRNKEERDRIKAVGLKDVERKYAIEDMVPADVYFAATGVTDGNLVRGVHFRGDEIRTHSVVMRSSTGTVRWVDACHHRLEKFHLNR
- the recJ gene encoding single-stranded-DNA-specific exonuclease RecJ codes for the protein MLQPTGFCDDPETRAVLGVTRSVSGRVWRERLDAPAALAAETIAQRHGLPDIIARVIAARGVAPDAAEGFLEPRLKTLMCDPSVLTDMDAAAARIADAVMAGTQIAVFADYDVDGATSSALLARFLRSLGADPLIRIPDRIAEGYGPNPEAVSEFAEAGAKLLVTVDCGTSPCAAFEEAAKRGLDVVVLDHHQAGLDLPAVSALVNPNRQDDLSGEGHLAAVGVTFLAVVAVNRELRRRGFYARTGTPEPNLISWLDLVALGTVADVVPLKGLNRAFVVQGLDILRRRGNVGLAALADIARLSGPPSPYHLGFLLGPRINAGGRIGDAEMGMRLLTSDDAAEAADIARQLDTLNAERQALEAETLIEADAQVAVVASGGNRQVIVAHGEGWHAGVVGLVASRLKERYRRPAFAIAFSGDTGTGSGRSVSGVDLGAAVRKAAAEGLLVKGGGHAMAAGLTLSKDRLEDFEAFLEEALGEAAMAARENDALSIDGALTAGGATTELCEMLEKAGPFGAGHPQPVFAFPAHRVTYAEPVGNGHVRCTIAGSGGVSLKGIAFRAAEEPLGEALLSARGGALHLAGSIGLDHWRGQKKVQLRLIDAADPLKG